A section of the Thermotoga caldifontis AZM44c09 genome encodes:
- a CDS encoding YbjQ family protein, with protein MRNPPFLSKRTPFRVDRLLVTTEKIEGYEITETLDLVMGNTVHSKHLNKDIAAAFKTHTGGEIKSYTELLIEARNIAMQRMIAEAEKLAADATLGVRFGTSSIMQSVVEVLAYGTAEKLKRI; from the coding sequence GTGCGAAATCCGCCTTTTCTTTCAAAGAGAACACCTTTTCGGGTCGATCGACTCCTTGTGACAACCGAGAAGATCGAAGGTTACGAGATCACCGAGACGTTGGACCTTGTGATGGGCAACACCGTTCACTCAAAACACCTGAATAAAGACATTGCGGCTGCCTTCAAAACTCATACAGGCGGCGAAATAAAGTCATACACTGAACTCTTGATTGAAGCGAGGAACATAGCAATGCAAAGAATGATCGCAGAAGCCGAGAAACTCGCAGCCGATGCCACTCTCGGCGTTAGATTTGGTACCTCTTCGATCATGCAGTCTGTGGTTGAAGTTCTTGCCTATGGCACGGCAGAGAAACTCAAGAGGATCTAA
- a CDS encoding alpha/beta hydrolase family protein translates to MKRGIFWVLLSLVLVFVGSLIAYLVQTDFGRVQVKDVRFVSSDGKILSALLFIPKGVSPEKPAPAVLTMHGYINSRETQSGFNIEFARRGYVVFAMDMAGHGYSEQIKGGLANPARGAADGLLYLAGLPFVDKNNIAVEGHSMGGWSVLSAAGKYPQLVRTVILVGSSSETYGAPKVTAETPFNFAVIFSKYDEFSRLMWGVEKASDIVKTQKLKVAFGTDEDVIPGKLYGSFENKSARKLYIPNCTHPGDHLSTEAIGYAIEFLQDSIRPPKYIDPKNQIWPWKEFGTLLGLIGGIMFLLSYGYCMLQTAYFSSLRNQPVDFQVKNKLVNTIAWLVGFFLVTAIPAFTFFKFQQPGGKTPTPNAFWPQSLTIGFARWATFNALIAIGLFVVWHFVYHRRIGGNLLTYGLATNPEKPRFRLKQLWKAFALSVCTVFATHIVLSIVQWAFKVDFRWWVIALKPMSFERFWIFIKFLPPFALFAFVNSLVLNGQLKARAFKNEVTSTAVWMVSSALANCLGILILVLLQVGKLFATQTLFFPTQPLLGIVAYQFVFLTAVAGAVSAFFYRRTGSIYTGAFVNALFVTWYIVAGQAIQFAG, encoded by the coding sequence GTGAAAAGGGGTATCTTCTGGGTCCTCCTGTCGCTGGTGCTGGTCTTCGTGGGTTCCCTCATCGCCTACCTGGTCCAGACGGATTTTGGAAGGGTTCAAGTCAAAGACGTGCGTTTCGTCAGCAGTGACGGTAAGATTTTGAGTGCGTTACTGTTCATTCCCAAGGGCGTTTCACCGGAAAAGCCCGCGCCGGCAGTCCTGACCATGCACGGTTACATCAACTCACGCGAGACTCAGAGCGGTTTCAACATCGAATTCGCGAGGCGCGGTTACGTGGTCTTCGCTATGGACATGGCCGGGCACGGCTATTCTGAACAGATCAAAGGTGGACTCGCCAATCCTGCGCGCGGTGCGGCCGATGGATTGCTGTACCTTGCGGGTCTGCCGTTCGTTGACAAGAACAACATCGCGGTCGAAGGTCATTCCATGGGTGGATGGTCCGTGCTCAGCGCGGCTGGGAAATATCCACAGCTCGTTCGAACCGTGATCCTCGTGGGGTCTTCCTCGGAAACCTACGGTGCCCCAAAGGTGACTGCGGAAACACCATTCAATTTCGCCGTTATATTCAGCAAGTACGACGAGTTCAGTCGATTGATGTGGGGTGTCGAAAAGGCTTCGGACATCGTTAAGACTCAAAAGCTGAAGGTCGCTTTCGGTACCGATGAAGATGTGATCCCGGGAAAACTTTACGGTTCGTTCGAGAACAAATCCGCGAGGAAATTGTACATACCGAACTGCACGCATCCGGGTGATCATCTCTCAACTGAAGCGATCGGATACGCCATCGAATTCTTGCAGGACTCTATAAGGCCACCGAAGTACATCGATCCGAAGAACCAGATATGGCCATGGAAAGAGTTCGGAACGCTGCTCGGTTTGATAGGTGGTATCATGTTCCTGCTCAGCTACGGTTACTGCATGTTGCAGACCGCTTATTTCTCGTCTCTGAGAAACCAGCCTGTCGATTTCCAGGTGAAGAACAAACTGGTGAACACGATCGCGTGGCTCGTGGGTTTCTTCCTGGTTACGGCGATCCCGGCGTTCACGTTCTTCAAATTCCAGCAACCTGGTGGGAAAACTCCGACTCCGAACGCGTTCTGGCCGCAGAGTTTGACGATCGGTTTCGCACGCTGGGCAACGTTCAACGCGCTGATCGCCATCGGTCTGTTCGTCGTCTGGCACTTCGTTTATCATCGCAGGATCGGTGGCAACCTGCTGACCTACGGTCTGGCAACGAATCCCGAAAAGCCGAGGTTCCGCTTGAAACAGTTGTGGAAAGCCTTCGCTCTGAGTGTCTGCACGGTCTTCGCAACGCACATAGTCCTGTCCATAGTCCAGTGGGCGTTCAAAGTGGATTTCCGCTGGTGGGTGATAGCGCTCAAGCCTATGAGTTTTGAAAGGTTCTGGATATTCATCAAATTCTTGCCGCCGTTTGCGCTGTTCGCGTTCGTGAACTCGCTGGTGCTGAACGGTCAGCTGAAGGCGAGAGCCTTCAAGAATGAGGTGACATCGACGGCCGTGTGGATGGTGTCTTCAGCGCTCGCGAACTGTCTCGGAATACTGATCCTCGTGCTGCTTCAGGTGGGTAAATTGTTTGCCACACAGACATTGTTCTTCCCAACACAGCCGTTGCTTGGAATCGTTGCATACCAGTTCGTCTTTCTAACCGCGGTTGCCGGGGCTGTGTCGGCGTTCTTCTACAGAAGAACTGGGAGCATCTACACCGGTGCGTTCGTGAACGCCCTGTTCGTCACCTGGTACATCGTGGCAGGACAGGCCATACAGTTTGCAGGATGA
- a CDS encoding family 16 glycosylhydrolase, whose protein sequence is MLRRVFLALALTCFLMSFGLGQPQQTLDGNILRNGDFSQNILYISESYPEIPTGDFDTKRTWLFRTGDGAQAVGVVENGVLKVSITYGGPNSWSVQVLQSPITVEYLGIYRVEFEAWASKSRRIGVKIGATASRGWIPYNPPPSGRPVDQSGGYAIDITTERRTYSFEFTMRNETDMRARFEFQLGQDDGTVYIDNVKLIKVGQAEPPAPPPALGEKYWYELVWEENFDGDTINESVWSFEIGNGHAQGIPGWGNAELEYYKKENAYIENGVLVIEAKKETAQDQYGTYNYTSARMKTQGKFSVKYGRIEFRAKLPWGKGVWPALWMLGENITEVGWPACGEIDVMEYLGHETNKVYGTIHGPGYSGAGGKGGSYTLPTGNFTEDFHIFAVEWDPLGIKWYVDGVKFFQITRTEVPGDWVFDHPFFIIMNVAVGGYWPGYPDETTTFPQKMYVDYIRVYKGVGMETIDNGSFDYPLTNDQQNWPDDWFLWYGSPYGMGGRASVSIETEGKNRFAVVEVMDTGWESWHVQFNQWVGLSKGKTYRFTFKARAENPRDINVKFLHPTNYTLYAVQNYNLTTDWQSFELVFTFNADYPVANLSIELGKTNSPRTGKVYFDDFALEEVR, encoded by the coding sequence TTGTTAAGGAGAGTTTTCCTGGCGCTGGCGCTGACGTGCTTTCTTATGAGTTTCGGACTTGGACAGCCCCAACAAACACTTGATGGCAACATTCTCCGCAACGGGGATTTCTCACAGAACATTCTGTACATAAGCGAATCGTATCCTGAGATTCCCACGGGGGACTTCGACACCAAAAGAACGTGGTTGTTCAGGACTGGAGATGGGGCACAGGCTGTTGGGGTCGTGGAGAACGGAGTTTTGAAAGTTTCCATCACCTACGGTGGACCGAATTCGTGGTCGGTGCAGGTGCTACAATCTCCAATCACGGTGGAGTATCTGGGAATCTACAGGGTGGAGTTCGAAGCCTGGGCGAGCAAGAGCAGAAGAATCGGAGTGAAGATCGGTGCGACCGCCTCAAGAGGATGGATACCCTACAACCCACCGCCGAGCGGACGGCCGGTGGATCAATCTGGAGGGTACGCCATCGATATCACCACCGAAAGGAGGACTTACAGTTTCGAGTTCACTATGAGGAACGAGACCGACATGAGGGCAAGGTTTGAATTTCAGCTTGGTCAGGATGACGGAACCGTGTACATAGACAACGTGAAGTTGATCAAAGTGGGACAGGCGGAACCACCCGCGCCACCACCGGCCCTCGGAGAGAAGTACTGGTACGAACTGGTGTGGGAGGAGAACTTCGACGGAGACACCATAAACGAGAGTGTGTGGAGTTTCGAAATCGGTAACGGTCACGCCCAGGGGATTCCGGGCTGGGGCAACGCCGAGCTGGAATATTACAAGAAGGAGAACGCTTACATAGAGAACGGAGTTCTGGTCATCGAAGCGAAGAAAGAGACCGCGCAGGATCAGTACGGAACGTACAACTACACTTCCGCGAGGATGAAAACGCAGGGAAAGTTCAGCGTGAAGTACGGAAGAATAGAGTTCAGAGCCAAACTTCCATGGGGTAAAGGCGTATGGCCGGCCCTCTGGATGCTCGGAGAGAACATAACAGAAGTGGGATGGCCCGCGTGCGGAGAAATCGATGTGATGGAATACCTTGGTCATGAAACGAACAAAGTCTACGGTACGATACATGGACCAGGTTATTCGGGAGCCGGTGGAAAAGGTGGAAGTTACACCCTTCCGACTGGTAATTTCACCGAAGACTTCCACATCTTCGCGGTCGAATGGGACCCTCTTGGGATCAAATGGTACGTGGACGGTGTGAAGTTCTTCCAGATAACCAGAACGGAGGTCCCCGGAGATTGGGTGTTCGATCATCCGTTCTTCATCATAATGAACGTCGCGGTTGGTGGTTACTGGCCCGGATATCCGGATGAGACCACGACCTTCCCGCAGAAGATGTACGTGGATTACATCAGAGTGTACAAAGGCGTGGGTATGGAGACCATCGACAACGGTAGCTTCGACTATCCGCTGACCAACGATCAGCAGAACTGGCCCGACGATTGGTTCCTGTGGTACGGTTCGCCGTACGGTATGGGAGGAAGAGCTTCGGTGAGCATCGAAACGGAAGGAAAGAACAGATTCGCCGTCGTAGAAGTGATGGACACAGGTTGGGAAAGCTGGCACGTGCAGTTCAACCAGTGGGTGGGTCTTTCCAAGGGAAAAACGTACAGGTTCACCTTCAAGGCCAGAGCGGAAAACCCGAGAGATATAAACGTGAAATTCCTGCACCCGACAAACTACACACTCTACGCGGTTCAGAACTACAATCTGACCACGGATTGGCAGAGCTTCGAACTCGTGTTCACGTTCAACGCGGACTATCCCGTGGCCAACCTCTCGATCGAGCTTGGAAAGACGAACAGTCCAAGGACTGGAAAGGTGTATTTTGACGATTTCGCTTTAGAAGAAGTCAGATGA
- a CDS encoding cobalamin B12-binding domain-containing protein, translating into MKFVLFPLDPVHDVALKMLNRELLKRGHQTILLPPDTKMEEVVELCQKENPDFIMVSRTVGYGAAELLARFIDMLDAAGLRKKCKVVVGGKAITKELAAELGYDAGFGDRTNWEEVIAFVEGREVQESKSRIVKTKRDITHGYSYRVHDSAFKDLLEKITDQIIDWARDRTSPGIERAKMREKMLQGEDLLEDYLKLCDDTVVSYFKKNTLPRKVRLITEEEKKKFDRLVRETRFDEKILRHSLDRPLVFVQYGTGCPFMDAMHIKVSEAWGADGVLHFDPSWGARCEGLLEGLLAHEEDGSIITFENLKLIKSALNDSTLWCVRAHRGLNTPETVLLAAYAKADLTKINMVYGSLNGGTDPERLTVDGVYAIKLAARYNLPYDIPTNEELGGVPAHKAFAGMLVVAYLGVKLNAKPILKPLFCYSPDVMINDYMKDNYIDYNAAKVIALRRIIDAPIWPGEPIGFMTHTEDRVQSAMTTALHAALASSLGLDAITIASTDEAYARGAITVSARIDTLRAIAEAFRFFGQAKIEPTKQAEEFAERIVEGVYETLKKVAEREDFVASMYEGLFGTREEGANPGRAGRGTVRKC; encoded by the coding sequence ATGAAATTCGTGCTCTTCCCACTCGATCCTGTTCACGATGTGGCGTTGAAGATGTTGAACAGAGAACTTTTGAAGAGAGGACATCAAACCATACTGCTACCACCCGATACGAAGATGGAAGAAGTCGTCGAGCTGTGCCAGAAGGAAAATCCAGATTTTATCATGGTGAGCAGGACTGTCGGTTACGGTGCCGCCGAATTGCTGGCCAGGTTCATAGACATGCTGGACGCGGCGGGTTTGAGAAAGAAATGCAAGGTCGTGGTTGGTGGTAAGGCGATCACGAAAGAGCTCGCCGCAGAACTGGGTTACGATGCAGGCTTCGGCGACAGAACGAACTGGGAAGAAGTCATCGCCTTCGTCGAAGGGAGAGAAGTACAGGAATCGAAAAGCAGGATTGTCAAAACCAAACGCGACATAACACATGGTTATTCGTACAGAGTCCACGACAGCGCGTTCAAAGACCTGCTCGAGAAGATAACGGATCAGATAATCGATTGGGCCAGAGACAGGACCAGCCCTGGCATCGAGCGGGCAAAGATGAGGGAGAAGATGTTGCAGGGCGAAGATCTTCTGGAGGACTATTTAAAACTGTGCGATGATACGGTTGTCTCCTATTTCAAGAAGAACACGCTTCCAAGGAAAGTGAGGCTCATAACAGAGGAAGAGAAGAAAAAGTTCGATCGGCTTGTTCGTGAAACCAGATTCGATGAAAAAATTCTGCGCCACAGTCTCGATAGACCTCTCGTTTTCGTTCAGTACGGAACGGGCTGTCCCTTCATGGATGCGATGCACATAAAAGTCAGCGAAGCGTGGGGTGCCGATGGGGTTCTTCACTTCGATCCTTCCTGGGGTGCAAGGTGCGAAGGTTTACTCGAAGGTCTGCTGGCGCACGAGGAAGATGGATCGATCATAACCTTCGAGAACCTGAAGCTCATAAAGTCAGCGCTGAACGACTCCACACTCTGGTGTGTCAGGGCGCACAGGGGCCTGAACACACCGGAAACCGTGCTGCTCGCAGCGTATGCAAAGGCCGATCTGACCAAAATAAACATGGTCTACGGTTCTCTGAACGGTGGTACCGATCCGGAGAGACTCACCGTCGATGGAGTGTACGCCATAAAGCTGGCGGCCAGATACAACCTTCCCTACGACATACCGACCAACGAAGAGCTCGGTGGCGTACCCGCACACAAGGCGTTCGCTGGCATGCTCGTGGTGGCGTACCTCGGGGTGAAATTGAACGCGAAACCCATTCTGAAGCCCTTGTTCTGTTACTCACCGGACGTGATGATCAACGATTACATGAAGGACAACTACATCGATTACAACGCGGCAAAGGTGATCGCACTGAGACGCATCATCGACGCACCGATCTGGCCAGGCGAGCCCATCGGTTTCATGACGCACACCGAGGACAGGGTTCAGTCCGCCATGACGACGGCCCTGCACGCCGCGCTCGCAAGTTCCCTCGGGCTCGATGCCATAACCATCGCTTCCACCGACGAGGCTTATGCGCGTGGTGCGATCACGGTGAGCGCGCGCATCGACACCCTCAGGGCGATCGCGGAAGCTTTCAGATTCTTCGGACAGGCGAAGATAGAACCGACGAAACAGGCAGAAGAGTTCGCAGAAAGGATCGTTGAAGGTGTATACGAAACGCTGAAGAAGGTTGCGGAAAGGGAAGATTTCGTGGCGTCCATGTACGAAGGCCTTTTCGGAACACGCGAAGAAGGCGCGAACCCAGGTAGGGCAGGAAGAGGTACGGTGAGAAAGTGCTGA
- the dapF gene encoding diaminopimelate epimerase → MKIRFFKMNGAGNDFIVIDNRENVLANFDINHFVRMVCRRGKSIGADGLMLLEPSETVDFKMRYFNSDGSEGEMCGNGARCIARFANLIGVAGERMRFETISGIHEAEILGEEVRIKFPNLSLHDFELFQKRDFSFGTVEYHFGTVGVPHTVIFKDAVESMEDEILLRWGRKIRYSLDVFPKGTNVNFVQIVGKSRIIVRTYERGVENETLACGTGSIASSIVSFLTSRVEPAVSVKVKGGELKVGFERHGNEFRNVYLQGDARVVAEGYILPDAWKE, encoded by the coding sequence GTGAAGATAAGGTTCTTCAAGATGAACGGAGCGGGGAACGATTTCATCGTCATAGACAACAGAGAGAACGTGCTCGCAAATTTCGATATAAACCATTTTGTTCGCATGGTGTGCCGCCGGGGTAAATCCATCGGTGCGGACGGGCTCATGTTGCTCGAACCTTCAGAAACCGTGGACTTCAAAATGAGATACTTCAACAGCGATGGCTCTGAAGGGGAGATGTGTGGCAACGGAGCCCGGTGCATCGCGAGGTTTGCGAATCTGATCGGTGTTGCTGGTGAGCGCATGCGTTTTGAAACCATCTCCGGGATACACGAAGCGGAAATCCTGGGCGAAGAGGTGCGCATCAAGTTTCCAAACCTCAGCCTGCACGACTTCGAACTATTTCAGAAACGAGATTTCAGCTTTGGAACCGTTGAGTATCATTTCGGAACGGTCGGGGTGCCACACACGGTGATCTTCAAAGACGCCGTCGAATCGATGGAGGACGAAATCCTTTTGAGATGGGGAAGAAAGATAAGGTATTCCTTGGACGTGTTCCCGAAGGGAACGAACGTGAACTTCGTCCAGATCGTGGGAAAATCCAGAATAATCGTCAGAACCTACGAACGTGGCGTTGAGAACGAAACGCTCGCCTGCGGGACAGGTTCGATCGCCTCGAGCATCGTTTCCTTCCTCACGAGCAGGGTCGAACCAGCCGTGAGCGTGAAGGTCAAGGGCGGGGAACTGAAGGTCGGTTTTGAACGGCACGGCAACGAGTTCAGAAACGTTTATCTTCAGGGAGATGCGCGCGTTGTCGCTGAAGGTTACATCCTCCCAGACGCGTGGAAAGAATGA